The Musa acuminata AAA Group cultivar baxijiao chromosome BXJ3-6, Cavendish_Baxijiao_AAA, whole genome shotgun sequence region ATATTGTCATCCAAGAGAGTTTTCAGCGTGCAAGAGAGTTGTTTCTTCGGTCTCCAGTAAAAAGGTCTTCGGTCCTAACAAAACGCACCAAAAGCCTGGCCATAACACATATATCTAAGTTAGCAAAGAAATGAAGCTTCAGGAAAAATGCCAACTAAATTTCTTAAAGGAGAGAAATCACCAtaggaaggaaaaggaaaaggaagtTAAGATCTCAAATTACAATAATCATCTTTAGCTGCTAGTACACAATCAACAGATTCCTATAAGGACCCAAAAATCCCCTTACAACACTCGGAAATCTCTGATAACCCAGTTCAGCTACTTGATACATCTGATGTGATCGCCTAATCACATTAGATGGTTTGGTCAAACATAGCTAATAGAGTATGTATGCTCAAATGTAATTAAAATATACTGATTAATGATGGTGGTGTTTCAAACGCCGAAAAACCCAGCTGAAGTCTTCCAAAGTAGGATGCTAATGCAGCTCTTCTTTCGAATAGATGGTACATGCAAAATCAAATGGCAATCTAAGATCAAGCATACATAACAGCTTGTGTTGAAGGTTGTTCAGTTCAGGCTGTTCAGCTAGCTAAGAAGAGGATTGCATGAATTAATGTTTTATTAAGGGgagaaataatgaaaaaaaatctaatcaTCTAATGATGAGCAACTGTTCAACAacgataacaacaacaacaaaactgtaagtctcaactatttaaaGTCAGTTACATAGATCTTTTGTCGTCGTTGATAACTGTAAAGTGTCATATGCCTAGTTAAATTCAAAGTACTTaagtttttatttatagtttctattaaagcctTTGTAGATCTTCCAATACCCTTTctcgtaccactaacattaatcaatTCACCTCTTCTAACTAACCGCATCTAAAGGTCTCCTAGGTACATGCCcgtaccatcttaaatgattttctcttatcttatccTTTATCGAAGTGATATCTGATTGTTCacaaataaaagtatttcttttcttatctttcctagtaactccatggatccatcttaatattttcatcttaacaacacaaactttttgtatacgTTGTTTCTTAATTGCCCAACACTCAGATCCTTAAAGTACTGTTGGTCTTACAATTATCTTATAAAATCTTTcctttaatctcaaaggtatccaATGATTACACATAACTCCTGGCACCCCTTGTTATTTTAATCAttctatttttactctataaTCTATACAAAATATCTTTATCAATTTcttcatcttgttgaataattgatccaagatacttaagactcttatttaAAGGAACTTCTTCTCCATCGAACTTAACCATATTCTCTTATCTATTCATAGAATTACTAAAAATGCATctcatatattcagttttagtcctACTCTCAACTAGGAAATTATCAATTTCTCATAAAAGAGCAAATCCAAAATAACATGGACAAAAAATGCTAGTGAAAACATATAAGAATTAAGGTGCAGGTTGAAAGTTCATTACATAAGTTGAGTATCTACATTCTTTATAATAGAAATGTTGAGAATATGTTAAATAATTCAAAGCTTCTAGAGTTGGAAGAAGGCAGATGGATCAcacattttaaaataataaattaactgCAGTACACGAAGCAGAAGCTTAGAAGCAGCATTTATGTAGACATAAGATTAGCTTACCTTCAAGAGGTAATTTTTTGTAAATCTAGTTCAATTGCCACTCTTCCTTCTAGTTCTTAATTTCACAGCATCTTTTAAACTCTTTGGGCCTTTACTGTGCGGTCTCACGGCTGGAGCACCTAAGACTCTAGTGCTAGAACTAGAAGCACCTGTCGTATGCTCAACAGTATATTCAACTGTCATCTCATTGCTTGTAACAACATTGTGTTCCTTAACTTTAGTTGAAGGACCTGTACATCCATCAATGGTGATCTGTTACAAGTGGCAGAAGAACTTCCGCAACAATAATATTATTCAGAATGAAAACATGATAGACATCTTCAGAAGAAAACAATCAAAAGCAGGGGGAACGCAAGATtaaatctcttccaaaaagtcaAATGCCTAGGTTGATTGGTCTTGTTCAGCTCTTCTTTACTAGACGTTGCCACAAACTGTCACATGCTATGCATGTGTCTATATCCTATTGGCTAAAATCTGCAGCACTGAATTCTCACCAGTGCTTTGCAAGTGTCCTCACTGCTAAAAACATTTTAATACCAAAAAGTGTATATTATCATGTCAGACAACATAATTACTACTGTGCATTAGTATCCTAATAAAAATCTATCACTTAGCTGAAACAAAAACTTAATCAGGGCAAAAAACATTTTTCAGAAACAATGCTAAATCAAATTTTCATCGTTGCATCGATGCACAATGGCGGAACAGACATAGCAAGCTGTATCTTGGTTTCACATAGCTGAAACAAAAACTTAAATCAGGGGAAACAAAATTTTCAGGAAACATGCTAAATCAAATTTTCATCATTGCATAAAGGCACAATGGAGGAGCGAACGTAGCAAGCAGCAACTTGATTTCACAATAACTCATTTAACTGGAATAACTTTGATGCTTATGGATGGTTTGTGACAACTAGGTATTTGTTGGTTTACAAGAGTGATTATGTTATATGGATATTTAGAGCATAAACACAATCTGGCAAACTTTTAAGGGTATACATGCCCAAAAAATTTAACGTATAGATATCTTGGGGTTCAGATAAAAATATGGGAATAAAAGGTTGTGATTTTACCAGTCATCAAGGTATATTACTTGCCTGATGCCTTAATGAGaccacaaaaaaaaatcataaaatccaTCTCAAGAGGTAGGACAATAGGGGGGAAAAGTATTCAAATACTGCTAGAAAAAGAAATGGATGCAATTTTGCTCTCCTGTAAACTTTTTGTGATGGTTGCCAACTGGGTCATATAATATTCAAAAGACTATTGTTTTGCGTCAGTGAACAACTGCAAATCTTTATTATGGATTTTTCTTTAAGAATGTTTTCTTGAAGCCCAAAGCATCTTGTTATCTTGGTTTTCCCCCTCTTGGGTTTTCCTTCAGCTTCAAATCTCCCTTTTCCCACCAGTCTTCTAGAACTGGGCCAACTGATTGAACGAGTTGACCTGAGCATCTGTGTCACAGAACCTTATTTCTAGCCAAATCTCACACTCTTAAAATTCAGCTCATCTTAATCAAGATCACATTCAACTCAAGAAAACACCAAAACAATCATAACAATAACTGCCTACTATCACAGACTTCAGATAAGTAAGAATCAGCTAGGATGTTTATGAGTGACAAAATTCTGTTAAATTACATACacaatatttataattttgtattCTGAGGGTATTCCCACCTTTTTGTAGTCAGAGAGCAAGGTAACAGTTGATAGCATCCCTACAAAATAAATTGCATGTATTCCTAAGAGGATCACTAACCATATGTAGTCAAGTGATGTAACCACCAAGAGGATCCCTACCTTTATGTAATAGCATATTATGTTCGACTACCTGAGAcacaaatcatgtcttctgggaCTCAAATTATTGATCATAAAGTTCAAAATGTTTAGCTTCAAATTTAGAATTAACGAATCATACATCCCAAGAGGCATACAACAATTCACAATACATATTTCATAGTTTTTCTCTGTCTTTATACTAGATTAGAATGTTTCATGAGTTCCTGAATATTACAGATTTTTAGTTattcttatattattatttttctcatttttacatttttaattttattgaatTTCTAATACATATTATAAATCTCACCAAACTGAAATCTCAGTAATCCATATCACCTACTCTGGATCTTGATACAATTCTTCAAAAATCTACTCTTGATCCTGTTTTCAACTTTTTAAGCATTCACAAACAAGACTAGATTGAATGCatggataagaaaaaaatattgacaAATGTGATTCAAAAGTTTAAACCTTGTTCCTGAAAAGGTAAATACATTGCTAACTAAAATTTACTAATCGTAAGGGGCAAATATCTCTGATGCCTGGAGTGTTGTGCACTATTTAATGGCTAACTGACTAGAACCATCTTTGGACTCACATAATTGGCAGAAAAAATAGCTGGATATAAATTCAACCAGGGGCAACAAAATGATGCAGAGGACAAGCATGTCCTAAAAGATCAAGTTATACCAGGTAAAGTTGGAAAGCTTGTAGCCAAACGTGAAGAAATCCCCCTTGAGTATGGATCCCTAAAATTGGAATAGATAATTCTTCACATGATAAATACAACTAAAATAAAGTTTAAGATTCAACACTGGAATATATAGTAATATAACAAAAGAAACACAATTATACAGAAAAGTTACCAATTTGCAGGACCACGAACAAATGCACGAGTATATCTTCCTTGGCTAATGCTCTCGTGCTTTGTTCTTGTGTCAACTGCCAACGCATCACCTTGATTAGAGTTCTCTAGTTCATCCAATGGCATATATGCTAGATGTTCTATTAAGTTCTCAACTTGTTTCTCCTTCATGATGACATCAGAAAGACTAACTTGGTTTGCCACTTCTAATAAATAATGGTTAGCCTTCTGTGATGCTCTCTCAGTGTTGTATATCTCTACCTGAAAATCCAGTAGAACAATTTTATACAACTGCCAGAGAGTTggctaacataaaataaaaaagttcTCCGAGATCAATGACAAGTTACTAGGTCATATGTGTTGTATGGTCTCACAGAAATATATATCAAATACTCCAAAACATCCTTTAAGGGAAGTTATTGTGGACAATTAATCCAAGAATTATACTCAGACAACAAAAAAAGGCTCCACCATTGGGTTCAGGAATTTGGTTGGGATAATAAATTTTGCTATTGTTGTTGcacaataatttatttaattgatAGTCACAGGTCTACTGTTAGATAATAAGATAATCAGCAAAAAATTCCTTTATTAATTTATAGCTAGCTATCCAATGCTCCATATAAGAAAAATAGTTGTATTATGTACTTGAACCCCCTCACATGGTGGCCCCTTTGGTtatgcaaattttttttttctagcagGATTGCATTTTTGAAAGTTCGAGTTTTAACAAGAATACTTCACTCCGACAATTATAAATAAGAAAGCATGCAAGTCCAAGAGGCATATTGGTAAATCATtatcttatttaaaaaattaatcattacTTATCCTTGTTGAGCATTGTGAATCATTATCTtacttcaaaactaatctttactTTAGTTATCTTTGTTTAGCATTGGTATCCATACTTAATAGCTTTGGGTATAACTCTCTCCCATGAAGTAGATAATCAAAAAGAGCACCAGTAATTGATATATGTTAGAAGAGGATCATTACATGAACAAAACACCCTGCTATACATAGAACTTAGCAGTACAATCAACCCAAAAAAGAAGGAACATCTCATATGCAAATCATAGTTCATTCAATCATAATATCAGAAAGAACCTAGATATGCTATTAAATCCAATAACCATTTTTTAGTTATCATATAGGCATAGAAATATTATGATGATACAAGAGCTAAAATTAGAAATACAAGCCCATATGCACATACTGACTAAAACTACTCCACAAGGAAGGATATGCCATATGCAATTCTGAGCCATGCAACCATGAAAACAACTAAACATCCTACAGTTTTAGCCAACCACACTTGTCATGCTCTTACAGATAAAAACCTACCATATGTACAAAATTCTATCACATCTAAACAAACAAGCAAACACAAAAGAGAGGATCTTGTCAGACTCACTGCATGCTTTATTTTACTTGTAATATCAGCAGCTTTCGCAGAAGCAATTTGTAAACACTGCATTATTATGCTTGACATGACACCCACTCCTCCAGCCTTCTGAACAGCACAAATGTCACCATTCGAGTTCATTGTAAAAGTCATCTTGCCGCCCATCACCATCTCTTCCTTATGTGTTGGATCAATCACCTAGAGAACATAATATTCCAGATCAGTTGGCATGAACTAGAAAAAACTAGTTCATTACCTCTAGCAAAAATTTTAAGAAGTTGATTTTGAACGTACTCTTCATCATACCATGATGTTACCCTCACCAAAAACTGCAAAAGTTACTGCAATAGGAAGATGATGGATTATTAGAGGCAATGGTTCCCTAACCTGAAAAAATATGAGATAAATAATGATATATTTGCATGTTTGCTAAAATAGGCATTCTGGTTTTGAAGTTTAGCTAGTGAAATAAAGCTAAACAAGAAATTTTAAGATAATTTAGACATACAGCTTATGGTAGCCATATATGGCAAAGAACTTTTGAATTTTACATTGAGGTGATAAGATTTGACTTAACCTCAGCATCATGCATTATGAGCTCCTGACCATCATCACCTCCTAATGTACAATCAGGCCTCCGAAACGTCAAGAGGGCAACCAAAGCGGCGATATTAGCAGCATCAATGAGATTTCTAATTATTAGAAACAGACAATCAGCATTTGAAAGAAGAATATTGCTTAAAAGGATATTATTTAGAAACTACAACTCCTTTCCATACCCTCCATTATCAACAATGTGAAGATCCACACGTATGGACCATACTGATTTCCCTACAACAACACATAACGATTCCATATCCATAGCGCTGCTTTCCCTGTAATATAACTTTATTTTAAGTAGATTGTAGTTTGTCCATAATTTGAATTGAAAATGATTCCATTATTTTTATGCCCAATATCAAGCCCGCTAGTGTGAAATCATGTATGTAAGATCTTTAGCATGTTGGAGTATCAATATGCACCAATACATTACAACAAAACTCACCGAAGTCCACGATCTATAACACGGCCAAGTTCAACAGCAAATTCTCCAGGACGTCCTGCCTCAAAAGATGGATCAGCCATTGGTGAAAATTCAGTAAAAATTGAGAGAGTCCCTTCATTTGGCCTATCTCGATAAGGTTGCACCAGCTGAGAAGTCACGTAGCTCATCACACGTGTCTGACCTAGTTGCACTTCTGATAAACCCTGTTCTCTGCAGGTAAAACTAAGTCCTGACTAATGACTTTTGAAAGCTAGTCATTTAATGATGCACATACAGTGTTCAAAGTGAATACAAGGACACAAAGCTTATATCTCTTACATGGGAACTTACAGTAGGCAGGTACAAATGACAGTAGAAGCTACCATTGGAATAACAGATAATGTGTCAGTTAAACACTGATATACAAGTGTACATAAATGTAGTATGGACACATCAGAAACCAGAAGCTGTAGATAACATAGATCAAGAATATGTAAAAGTGACAAGAAAAAGGTGTAGCAAGACAACTAAGAAAATTAAGAATGAAAAAACCATGTATATATCTCCAGAAGATGCATTTCTACTCGCTATTAGTAAATTCCAACCAAAAacttaaaaagagaaaaacactAAAAGGAAGAAAGCAAGTGAAAATTTTCCTTTCTCACTTGTTCTTGTAAGATACACCAAATCATTTTCAGTTACAACTTTTTTTCCAATTTGAGGAACGGGAGGGAGGGTTACTTTGGCATCCCCAATCCACTAAATGTAACCAAATCAACAAGGACAGTATTCCAATTTGGTTCTCACCTCACCTATAATTATAAACATGCTTTCTCTCCGGCAGGTAAAATACTTGGAGGCAACCAAGAAGAGTTGCACAATCATCGCAGGAAACTAATCTAAGCACGGGCATAGTAAGTCTCATACTATTTCAATGGTATTCTAATTGTAAAATAGTTCCTTTTGAACAAAGATGTGATCACACAAGATTTAGTATCTATTAATTCTTAGGCACTTAAAATGAAGAATAGACACAGTTTTATAAAGTTCCTCAGACTTAGGACGAACCATATCTTAATCGGTGAATCTGACACGAACGTAAAAAGAACCAAAGATAGGCGACAAAGAAACGGGGATTCTCCCTTATAATGACATTAATACTTTGGAGACTCCGTTTCCATTATTGTGACCAGACCACATATGGATCTTTACCTTCTTAAAACTGGCAAAACCGAGGAGCTATGTATGAATCTCCAAGAAAAAGGAACAAGAATTAGAGCAGGGTAGGGTGGCGAAAGAAACACATGCCTCCCGAACTTAATGGTCAAATCACGGTAATCGAAGGGGCGACGGCCGTCAACTCGGAGGTCGGAAGCGAGCACGCTCTCTATGAACTTCTTCTCGTTATTGGTCATCCGCCAAGTATTTGCTAATCTCTGCTCCATCTTTTCCGCTTCACTTGAAATCTTCAAAAagagtggggagaagaagaaaaagagggggAATAGGTTTGAGATACAGAAAAATTCTCCACGAAATACTTCAAACCCTAAATAAAGGAGGGGAGGGACGAGCAGAGTGAAGAGAGAGGGAAAAAAGAACGCCTATGTAAGCGACAAAGCGTTGTTGGTTTTGTTGGTGTCTGTGGCTTTGTTTCGAGCCACATTAACCACTAAGCAAAGCAATCACAAATCGGGCCGCCAGGAAATAAAGACAGTACCCAATCTCGGTGTTATTTTCTTGGAATCGATAATTTATATTTGTTTGGTATTAGACTCGACCCAAATCGGTTTAAATCAGATGTGGatacatttaatatattttataataaaaaaaatccaagTTATATTCTAATACCTAAAATTAAAATAGTGAATACCCTAATAATaattatcaattataatataaGGAATGATAATAGGATGGATTTTTTCCGAACATTCTAAATCAGGTTTAGTATCCTTCAATCTGGTCCGATGACGGCAGCATGCAATAACCTAATGTATGATCTTAAGAAATAAGATTGCACCGAAAAGAAATTTGATGTGATATGATACAATATGGAACTCAAAACACTTTAATGATGGATTAAGCAAAATACATCTAGAGAAAATAAGCTGTAAGAACAATCTGACGTTACTGAGGAATAGACAAACAAAACCATCCGAGAGCAGATTCACTTGTATAAACATCTCATGGATAGATAACTAATAGTATATCAGTTAGCAAAATACATCAAAACTAACAATAGATACAACAAAGGAAAAGACTTCACAGTACCTGCACAAGTTTTGGTAGATTGCCTTgagaataattatataaatatggaAGATGTTACATATTTATGTTCCCTCTAGTTGGGCGACAAACATGGTTTCTCTTCCTGGCATGTTCTTCATTGTGTTGTTGGGTACGACAGAGATGACCATACCAGCAGTTATCCCTATTCAACGCATCAGGTGGGAGAAGCTGAACAGTGGACCACCAAAGATAAGCACGACAGACAATGTTAGTATTCATCAACTTCATAATCTATTATTCATCTGAGAGCGGATAACATCCATTAATAGAATTAAACAAGAAATGTTTCATCAAACATTGAGTGGACTGAATCACTTCTGAAATTTCTCATTGGTGATTCACTCCACCTGGATAGTGTTTTCCAAACTCTGATGGCAATTAAGATGTTGCACATAAACACTTCCGTAAACAATAGGTATCTGGCACTCGTCACAgattatcaaaataaaatatcttcCAGGCCATTGTATCTaccattatttttatcataagacAAGGGTTGCAAGTGCATTGTAATATCCTATACATTTAAAACATTATACCTTTTTCTAGTGGAATAAATTCTGATCCCAACATGAACAATTCTATTTCTTAGAAAAAAAGGTAAATACtagaaactttttcataaatTTGATGAGTCCATTTTTAATTTAATGTAAACATGAAAATGGCATACCTTAATTACTCTGATCAAAGACAATTATGAATGGATCAAGAATATAAACCTTTTGATGATATTTAAGAATGATGAAATTGCATATAACTGATCAAACCCATCAAATTGCAGCCATATTGAAATACTTATGCCAAAAAAATTAGTGAATATTGATTTCAAAGGGGATTTTGGATCAAGAGCTTTCAACAGAATTGCATGAATCTTTGCAGTATTAATATCTTGCACAAACATATTTATAGGTATGTGTTTAAATATCAGCATCTGATTCTGAGTAGGCATGTGTTTTGGAGAATTCATGTTTCTTTGGTTGCTTTCTAATGCAAACAAGAACTCAGAAAGGATGGTGAAGACTCTTTATCATGCAAGGAACTATTAATGTAATCTTATTTTGAACTGGCCCTTTTAACTTCTCATCACTGCAGAAGCATGCAGATATAAATTCAGCAGCACATACATAAAATCCATGCTAATAAGCACAGATCTACAAGCTATAGGTGAATGCCTAACACTTCGAAGTGCCATAAAAGTCTTAACAGAAATTGTCAAAAAGCACTTACATGACTAGGCAATGACACGCGAAACCAGTATAACAGATAATCAACCAATTTGTCATAACAATCACTGCATCCATTTGAAACGaataattaacaaaatattttgataaagatGAACACTGACACAATTTTAAACCAAAAAGATGATTTAGAAGTCACACATACAACCTAATGGCAATCAACTGTTTAACAAATGACAACTTACGAGTTACAAAAGCTAATGAAAAGCTCACCTCTAGTTACTAACAAAAACAATCTTAGTTCACTATGTCACCTATAGACCCAAAATAAACACACCTACTGCCATGGGATAAACAGTTGTAGTCTTTGAGAGAATGAGCATTCTAAATCATATTAAAATAGCATAAAGTATGTAAAAATGACGAGGCCTGCAAACAAAGAAATGTTTAATGTAGGGGTGCATATGATCATGCCAACAAGTTTCCTTCAGAAGAACTAGATTACCCCAGGTTCATCCCAAGCTCAGCTTGTAAGAATCAGGCCCAACAGAAAATTGACTACAAAATGCTTAGGgtatcataaaatattattttatcattatataGTCATGCCTAGTATTCTCAATCTAATGTATGTTGCTCCCAACTTGTCCTGCACACCTGTATGCAGCATCACTACCTAGCCATTGTCCTTGACTGAGATGCCACGAAAGGACTGCAACCCACTCAGTTGCTATTAACCATGTTGCACATCTCTGAAGATCTCCTTTCTCTGTCTTAATGTATCAAGCCTAAATAGTTCACTGCTTCAGTCAATTGACCACTTTGAGCCTGCAACCCACTCAGTTGCTATTAACCATGCTGCACATCTCTGAAGATCTCCTTTCTCGTCTTAATGTATCAAGCCTAAATAGTTCACTTCTTCAGTCAATTGACCACTATGAGCGATTTGATATTGAGATTCtgaatttctatttttttagatTCTGAACTTCTTGATTTTCAATGTGGAGCAACCTTTTTCATCTGTAAAGTAATTTGAGGGTCATGGAAAATTTTAGAAGTAGCCCACAAGTAACCTCATCATCTCACCCTTAAATGTCAACAAACTATAAATACCCCTTGAACATGTTCCCTTTCCCTTCAAATCCCTTGCTAATGAAAAAGACCCTTGAAACAAGTTTGTGCCAAACCAGAACATAAGTATGCCAATAATCAATTGAACTATTTTCTCAAACAGAATTCAGTTTGAGCAGAGAATGAAGAGCTGAAAACATAGACTGAGCTCATATGTAACACATTTAACAGCTTCATCCAGGTTTAACATAAAACTGACAACTGTTTCCATATAGTAacataaacaaaacaaaaaaaactatATTTAGATTGTTTAAAAGTGTATTATATTGATTAAGTAGCATTATATTTATTAAGCAGCATGACTAAAAGTTTGGGGCAATGCATTTCATCAGGCGATAAACGAATTGGAAGAAGGTCCTATTAGAGCCGTCAATCTTCAATAAATCTGTGATCTCATAAAAAATGACATCTCTTGATATCACTAACTTAAGGTCCTACTAGAGCCATCAATCGTCAATAAATCTGTGATCTCATAAAAAAGACATCTCTTAATATCACTTGTTAGTCAAACAAGCTACTTGCTTTATTGCCAAAGTACAGCCAAGGTTCGAAAAAAATGAGTCccatgttgtcacggacaaacttctcaacaagacgttggatgtaatgcttatgtgtgtccgtgtcttttggcatgttcatgccctgtacagaatgtaaaggggcggccgaaggcttataagtcccattttagttgggttggtggcctctttaggcttgtaaataaaggttgtgtcatgtggacacgtgagagagcttttcggtctgtaatggaccattttaccctttgttgtgccactgttcagagcttgtaaagtctgtttgtaatttgcattgtctatgaagtgtttttcggacatgtttgcttgtggatcccaattgaggcgttctcttttgcctgttctctcttttgttggtcctaagggacaatgggagtctttggggaggctgacctttgcggacggacacgcaagggtgccgcacgacttaggcaaaaccagctaagtccgtgtcatatggtatcagagcgggacaagcactcatagaaacacttaccatgcaaacgtgggggacctagcggggctgcgttgagggcagtcagcacacgcgcgaccgtttgggggaaaacgggcatggagatgtagggaaaagagtcgctcagaggagcgggcatctgacattggcattcagaggaatggccaacccttcgcgcaagaggcaccacgagaacaggcaagcttggaagaatttggagcgcacaaaggttggggtggctgagtttgagctacggctcaacgttgacaactatacttgatggtgctctaggcaagcgaggcgcttggcaagaatgagaccatccaaggtggaatgagttgctcaacgaccaaaagagttatgcaaagctcacagaggtgaggggaattgctaactcgaagaatttggtactcatgcatgggcttgtatgcggacgacggaatgttcgtggccatcccaaggcggccgagactcggagccatggagcattgaaactttctctttggcatgtgaaggatacgtccgtaggaggctgaagtgtgcaacaagttcagcatgttgctaggccttgaggggtgcagcggtggctgtattgacgtggaggcgcaatctagcaagtgcgtttgcaagaggcagaacaatgcacagtttgttcagcag contains the following coding sequences:
- the LOC135641302 gene encoding exosome complex component RRP45A-like isoform X2, giving the protein MEQRLANTWRMTNNEKKFIESVLASDLRVDGRRPFDYRDLTIKFGREQGLSEVQLGQTRVMSYVTSQLVQPYRDRPNEGTLSIFTEFSPMADPSFEAGRPGEFAVELGRVIDRGLRESSAMDMESLCVVVGKSVWSIRVDLHIVDNGGNLIDAANIAALVALLTFRRPDCTLGGDDGQELIMHDAEVREPLPLIIHHLPIAVTFAVFGEGNIMVIDPTHKEEMVMGGKMTFTMNSNGDICAVQKAGGVGVMSSIIMQCLQIASAKAADITSKIKHAVEIYNTERASQKANHYLLEVANQVSLSDVIMKEKQVENLIEHLAYMPLDELENSNQGDALAVDTRTKHESISQGRYTRAFVRGPANWDPYSRGISSRLATSFPTLPGFWCVLLGPKTFLLETEETTLLHAENSLG
- the LOC135641302 gene encoding exosome complex component RRP45A-like isoform X5; this translates as MEQRLANTWRMTNNEKKFIESVLASDLRVDGRRPFDYRDLTIKFGREQGLSEVQLGQTRVMSYVTSQLVQPYRDRPNEGTLSIFTEFSPMADPSFEAGRPGEFAVELGRVIDRGLRESSAMDMESLCVVVGKSVWSIRVDLHIVDNGGNLIDAANIAALVALLTFRRPDCTLGGDDGQELIMHDAEVREPLPLIIHHLPIAVTFAVFGEGNIMVIDPTHKEEMVMGGKMTFTMNSNGDICAVQKAGGVGVMSSIIMQCLQIASAKAADITSKIKHAVEIYNTERASQKANHYLLEVANQVSLSDVIMKEKQLTQEQSTRALAKEDILVHLFVVLQIGIHTQGGFLHVWLQAFQLYLAFGAFC
- the LOC135641302 gene encoding exosome complex component RRP45A-like isoform X1; protein product: MEQRLANTWRMTNNEKKFIESVLASDLRVDGRRPFDYRDLTIKFGREQGLSEVQLGQTRVMSYVTSQLVQPYRDRPNEGTLSIFTEFSPMADPSFEAGRPGEFAVELGRVIDRGLRESSAMDMESLCVVVGKSVWSIRVDLHIVDNGGNLIDAANIAALVALLTFRRPDCTLGGDDGQELIMHDAEVREPLPLIIHHLPIAVTFAVFGEGNIMVIDPTHKEEMVMGGKMTFTMNSNGDICAVQKAGGVGVMSSIIMQCLQIASAKAADITSKIKHAVEIYNTERASQKANHYLLEVANQVSLSDVIMKEKQVENLIEHLAYMPLDELENSNQGDALAVDTRTKHESISQGRYTRAFVRGPANWDPYSRGISSRLATSFPTLPGPSTKVKEHNVVTSNEMTVEYTVEHTTGASSSSTRVLGAPAVRPHSKGPKSLKDAVKLRTRRKSGN
- the LOC135641302 gene encoding exosome complex component RRP45A-like isoform X3 — its product is MSYVTSQLVQPYRDRPNEGTLSIFTEFSPMADPSFEAGRPGEFAVELGRVIDRGLRESSAMDMESLCVVVGKSVWSIRVDLHIVDNGGNLIDAANIAALVALLTFRRPDCTLGGDDGQELIMHDAEVREPLPLIIHHLPIAVTFAVFGEGNIMVIDPTHKEEMVMGGKMTFTMNSNGDICAVQKAGGVGVMSSIIMQCLQIASAKAADITSKIKHAVEIYNTERASQKANHYLLEVANQVSLSDVIMKEKQVENLIEHLAYMPLDELENSNQGDALAVDTRTKHESISQGRYTRAFVRGPANWDPYSRGISSRLATSFPTLPGPSTKVKEHNVVTSNEMTVEYTVEHTTGASSSSTRVLGAPAVRPHSKGPKSLKDAVKLRTRRKSGN
- the LOC135641302 gene encoding exosome complex component RRP45A-like isoform X4, which encodes MEQRLANTWRMTNNEKKFIESVLASDLRVDGRRPFDYRDLTIKFGREQGLSEVQLGQTRVMSYVTSQLVQPYRDRPNEGTLSIFTEFSPMADPSFEAGRPGEFAVELGRVIDRGLRESSAMDMESLCVVVGKSVWSIRVDLHIVDNGGNLIDAANIAALVALLTFRRPDCTLGGDDGQELIMHDAEVREPLPLIIHHLPIAVTFAVFGEGNIMVIDPTHKEEMVMGGKMTFTMNSNGDICAVQKAGGVGVMSSIIMQCLQIASAKAADITSKIKHAVEIYNTERASQKANHYLLEVANQVSLSDVIMKEKQLTQEQSTRALAKEDILVHLFVVLQIGIHTQGGFLHVWLQAFQLYLVLQLKLRNTMLLQAMR
- the LOC135641302 gene encoding exosome complex component RRP45B-like isoform X6, encoding MEQRLANTWRMTNNEKKFIESVLASDLRVDGRRPFDYRDLTIKFGREQGLSEVQLGQTRVMSYVTSQLVQPYRDRPNEGTLSIFTEFSPMADPSFEAGRPGEFAVELGRVIDRGLRESSAMDMESLCVVVGKSVWSIRVDLHIVDNGGNLIDAANIAALVALLTFRRPDCTLGGDDGQELIMHDAEVREPLPLIIHHLPIAVTFAVFGEGNIMV